The DNA sequence GGGAGCTGCAACCAGGGAATGTTGTCCCTTTATGTAAAAATATCACCCTTCATTCTTTCAACACTGCATTTCTCAAATAAAAATTCAGGAGCAAGATCAGCTCCATTACCCCAAACAATGGTTTCAATCTCTGGATCTACCCTAAAATTCTTAAATTCTTCGATCTCCTTTAACGGCTCAAAGATCTCACCCTCCAGACAATCCTTCAAATCAACAATGCCGCTATGACCGTTGTTGAAGGAAATTTTTATTTTATACTCTGCAATATACTCAGCTTCAGTTACATGTAAAAACATCATCTACTCCAGTGGTGGTATTCCACGCATTTGTTTATTCTGTTCAGCGAGCTTCCAGTCTTCAAGTAACTCCTGAATATGCTGAACGCGCCATTCTTGTATCAGTCCTATAGCTGTTTTTGAAAGATGCCCCCTGACATCACCAGTAACTATATCAACAATCACCTCCTGTCCACCATATTTTGCATGAAAGTGAGGTGGTGAATGGTCCATCCAGTACATATAAACGATAATTCCAAAAAACCTGCTAATAACTGGCAAAATTCACCTCGATTTAAGTTTCCATAAACTCAACCTACATACCAGGGTTTCCGGAAAAGCGCATCCGATTCTAATATAAAATATTACGATTACATACTTTTAAAAATTACATCTCGTGACCCCACTCCCTTAAAAAACAAATCCAAAACAATAAAACACCACCAAAGTCTAATGTATATTACCAGCCAGTTTCCCAATATCTTATATATCTATTATTTTTGCCTAAAACCCAAACAACTGGCCTAAAACACAACCTAAAAGAGCAGCTATCATGAATCACATAAACTGGAATGTCGACCCCGAGCTTATCAATATCTTTGGCATCTCAATCAGATATTACGGATTACTGTTTGCCTCCGGAATACTGCTTTGTCTCTACATCCTCAATCGGATAATCAAAAATGAAAACATACCACCTGAAAAGTTCGATAAGCTGACCATCTATTTAATGATTGGTGCCATTGTGGGAGCGAGGCTTGGACACACTCTTTTCTATCAGGCCGAGCACTATCTGAGTAACCCTCTGGAGATTTTTCTTCCCATTCAAAGAACTGTTGAAGGAGGCTACAGGTTTTCCGGCTACCAGGGACTGGCAAGCCATGGAGGGGCAATCGGGTTGATTGCGTCTTACATACTATGCGCAAAGAAAACAAAACTGCCTGTGATCCGTACGATGGATCTGATCGCCATTGTTGCACCGTTGGGGGCATTCTTTGTAAGAATGGGCAACCTGATGAATTCCGAAATTGTGGGGCTGCCG is a window from the Chitinispirillum alkaliphilum genome containing:
- a CDS encoding Prolipoprotein diacylglyceryl transferase; protein product: MNHINWNVDPELINIFGISIRYYGLLFASGILLCLYILNRIIKNENIPPEKFDKLTIYLMIGAIVGARLGHTLFYQAEHYLSNPLEIFLPIQRTVEGGYRFSGYQGLASHGGAIGLIASYILCAKKTKLPVIRTMDLIAIVAPLGAFFVRMGNLMNSEIVGLPTNVPWAFVFLRNDTIPRHPTQLYEGIAYLVTFLVLFFLYKTKNHKIKTGFYFGLAMTMIFTARFFIEFFKERHVAFEEQLSLSMGQILSVPFVLMGIGFIVAARVKGEDKG